The following proteins are co-located in the Synergistaceae bacterium genome:
- the cbiM gene encoding cobalt transporter CbiM, producing MHISEGILSGGVLALGWAGTIAGVSFGLKKTDPDKIIQTALISSAFFLASLVNVRIGPSSTHLTLLAPMGLILGHAVFPAVIVALLLQALLFGFGGILVLGANTFVMGAASLVTYIIFGKAVRESSGRVKVIALSFMAGVLAVVIAAVIAGMFLMITDSDFSGAVKLLLMANIPVALIEGAVTSFLVIWLKRSAPEFLS from the coding sequence ATGCACATCAGTGAGGGAATATTATCGGGCGGAGTTTTGGCTCTCGGCTGGGCGGGGACAATTGCGGGAGTCTCGTTCGGCCTCAAGAAAACTGACCCCGACAAAATCATTCAGACCGCGTTAATATCGTCAGCGTTCTTTCTTGCGTCCCTCGTGAACGTCCGAATAGGCCCGTCATCGACTCACCTGACACTCCTCGCGCCAATGGGACTCATTCTCGGCCATGCTGTATTTCCTGCGGTGATTGTCGCGTTACTGCTTCAGGCGTTATTGTTCGGGTTCGGGGGGATTCTCGTTCTCGGTGCTAATACGTTCGTGATGGGTGCCGCGTCCCTCGTAACATATATCATTTTCGGGAAGGCAGTCCGTGAAAGCTCCGGGCGTGTGAAGGTTATTGCGCTGTCGTTCATGGCCGGGGTACTTGCTGTAGTTATTGCGGCTGTGATTGCGGGAATGTTCCTGATGATTACGGACTCGGATTTTTCCGGGGCGGTGAAATTATTGCTGATGGCTAATATTCCTGTCGCGCTGATTGAAGGGGCTGTAACATCGTTCCTTGTGATATGGCTGAAGAGGTCAGCCCCCGAATTTTTGTCATGA